The sequence below is a genomic window from Callithrix jacchus isolate 240 chromosome 16, calJac240_pri, whole genome shotgun sequence.
CACAGACATGCCATTTGGGGTCACTGTACTGAAAGGACCCTGGCCCTTAGTTGATTCTAACAGATGCTGTGGCTTCTCCAGGCAGCACAGCTGATTCCGACACTGAGgcctgggcatggttgtgtgtggCTGCGGCACCTTTGCCTTCCTGTGACCAGAGGGCTCTCCAGCCACAGCAccaaggtctctgacatggccctGGCATCACCAAAAGGCTACAGGTTTCTCCTTTCGGAACAGATGGTGGTCTTCCCAGTTCCTTTCAGAGTCCTGGTATAAAAGCCTGCTTCTTTCCATGCTGGCCTGTCAGTGCCCTCACCCATGGCGCTCTTGTCCCAGTGCCCTTCCTGCTCCTGGGTACTGTCCCCACTGTGTGGCCTGCCCTGCCCCTTGTGGGCATCTCACCTGGGCTGACTCAACTCCAGGGAAACCAGGCCAGGCCATGTGCTCCTCCCTGCTTCATCCCAATCCCACCCCAAGGCTCTAGCCTTGCCTGGGCCCCATGTCATGCACCCTGGGCCTCCTCTGCAGGGCTCTAGCTCCAGCCTCTTAGCCCCAGCAGTAAAGATGGTGTCAGGTGGTCTCTGGGTGCCTCAGCTCGTCACCCTGGCCATGGTGTATTCTCCTTCCCAGCACCACACAGCAATGCACACAGCCCTGAGTCTGGATGGCATCCTCCAGACTGAGAGAGTGCGCCTGGGGCTCACTTCCCAGGGCTGAGGCAGCAGCAGAGTCCTGGTGGGCAGGAATGCTACCTGGTAAGTGGACTACAGCAGCCCTGGCCAGGGAGCTGTGAGGGAATGCCAAGCTCTGCAGGCTTCTCGCCCCCGTGTCTTGGGGCCCTACATGGACAGTGGGCCAGAAGCTCAAATAGCAGCTGAAACACACACTTGTTTATTTCCCTGGAAGGAGGCAAAATGGGGTCCTTGGGGAGTCTCTGTCCCAGCCTGGTGCCCTGGACAGGAAGATCTCACTTCCAGAAGAGCACATTCCAGAAAAGCAGCCAGCAGGGGTAGAGGCCCAGGGACAGCAGTGGGAAGAGCAGGGCACCGTAGGTGTGATGCTCCAGCACACCCTGGGCCAGTGCTGCCAGGAAAAGCTGCCAGCCCTCGGCCAGTGACAGTGGCGCTTCCTGCAGTTCCCGCCACAGGAACAGGCTGCCAAAGAGCGTGGCTGCCGGGCTTGTCAGCACCAGCAGGGCAGCATAGAGGGTCCTGAGTGGAGAATCAACATCAGGGTAGGCTCCAAGGTGGGGACAGGGGCACCGAGTTGGGGAAAAGGGCTACTGAATGAGGGTGAGGGTGCGGTCTGTGGGGAGGGCACAGGCACTGGTGGAAGTGGGGCTGATCCATGCATACCGGGACCCATGAGGCTTGGCAAGCGCAGCAGTGGGCACCATAGTGGCGGCCAGCAGGAAGCCCAGTGAGAAGTTGGTGAGGGCGATACAGCCCAGCTGCAGTGCTAGGTAGATAAGGGCCACAAGCTTCAGTGCCATCCAGCCCCTGTCTGGGGCCTGTGTGCTCACCACCCTGCAAGACAACAGACTCAGAGGCAGCCCACAGGCTGTCTTCATGTCCAAGGGACCTCTACCCTCAcccgcccagcccagcccctctcACCGGTGGGTGTTGTGGGGCAAGGCCAGGCCAGCTGCATAAATCGCCAACAGTGTCAGCaccacagcctcagcctctgccACTGGGAAGTGCTGGGCGGCCACATGTTGACCCAGCACTGGCAGGACATAGAGGGCCAGTCCCATGGCCTGCGAGATCAGCAGAGGTGCCACAAGCGAGGCCAACCCCACACCCTGCAGGGCACACAGACTCTTGGAGATGGGTCCTGAGGCAAAGGGATCCCCAAAgaccaccaccaccccaccagCTGAGGTTAAGTTGCAACAGTAAACACCAGTCAGACCCTGGAAGCCCACTCTAACAACAGAAGGGGGTGCCATCACCTGTGCACTGGGGCCAGGGCTCCCCCTGGGCTCCTCAAGGCCCACTCCAGCTTCATGCAGCTGCATCCACAGTTCCAGAGCGTAGGCCAATCAAGGACCCCAACAAGAGGTGTGATGGGATCTGCCCAGAGGGGACCCAGGGCTCACCCCTATACCCTACCCCCCCATCAGGATGGAGGACTTTCCCCAGCCTAGAATTGAAGAAACTGGAGGCTCTGCCACAAGTAGATGTCATGGGGTGGAGGATATCTTGAGACCAAGGACCAGGAGCAAGAAGCCGGCGGCGGGCATGTAGAGGCCAATGGAGACGAAGCGGGAGAGGGCAGGGAGCAGGTAGAGGAAGAAGGACTGGTGTAGGCGCTCCAGGAGGTGGTTGAGCTTACGGAACATGCCCTCCAAAGCCCTGTCAGGTGTGGGGTAGGTTCATGGCTGGCCAGAGCCACCAGGCCATGCCCCACTCCGCCCCAGCTGGACACCATCCTGGGCATGGAAAGGGGGGACCAGAGACTACTTACTTGCCCACTGCCACCAGGTCATACTTGTACTGGCGGAAGCTATTGATGCCACGCAGGGTTAAGGCCTCCACGCGGTAGCGCAGGAAGAGGCCATGGGAGCCATGAGGGCGGCCGGAGGCCTGCCGCAGAACCATGAGCAGCAGCATCTGCAGGCCCTGCAGTGGTCCGTCCAACGAAGTCCAGTCTTGGGGCTGCAGCTTTAGAGATGTAGGACAGGATCAGCTCCTCTCACAGACCCTGTGCCCTACAGCCCTCAGGCAGGCAAACCCACCTTGCCCTGAAGTGTGCACAGCAGGCCCCCTTTCTGGCAGAAGGTTTGGAAGAGATTGAGCAGGTCAAGGTTGGGCAGCTGCCCGTTGAGCCCCTCCACAGCCACATCGAGGCTGGTGACCATATCACTGCTCAGCTCCAGGGCCACAGCGGCCTGAATGGCCCCAGCTCGGCCCTGCAGTGGGGATGACTGCATGCCTGTGAGAGCAAGTGAAGGAACGCCAATGGGGGATCTGGTGAGGACAGCGGCCCTGAGAGGGGAACCAGGGCAGGAAAAGAGAACCTACCAGTGACATTGACATCGTGGTAAGCTTCAAGCCAAGCCTCAGTACCCAGAAGGTCATATTCTGTTACCAGGAAGATGATATCTTTGGCCCAGTATATCTGCCCTGGAGGCCAGAAGCAGGATCAGCAGGGCCTGGGGCACTGGCCAAACCCCTCCCTGGCCAGCAGCCCTGAGCCTCACCCCGGAAGTGGGCAGCCAGTGCCAACAACAGCCCCACAGCCTGGCTGTTGGTAGAGTCAGAGCCACAGGGCACGGTGAGCACAAGCGACTCGGTGCTGGCAGCACGCGGGGCCCGCAGAATGCCGTACACGTTGGTGCCT
It includes:
- the GPAA1 gene encoding GPI-anchor transamidase component GPAA1 isoform X2, producing the protein MGLLSDPVRRRALARLVLRLNAPLCVLSYLAGIAWFLALAFPPLTQRTYMSENAMGSTMVEEQFAGGDRARAFARDFAAHRRKSGALPVAWLERTMRSVGLEVYTQSFSRKLPFPDETHERYMVSGTNVYGILRAPRAASTESLVLTVPCGSDSTNSQAVGLLLALAAHFRGQIYWAKDIIFLVTEYDLLGTEAWLEAYHDVNVTGMQSSPLQGRAGAIQAAVALELSSDMVTSLDVAVEGLNGQLPNLDLLNLFQTFCQKGGLLCTLQGKLQPQDWTSLDGPLQGLQMLLLMVLRQASGRPHGSHGLFLRYRVEALTLRGINSFRQYKYDLVAVGKALEGMFRKLNHLLERLHQSFFLYLLPALSRFVSIGLYMPAAGFLLLVLGLKALELWMQLHEAGVGLEEPRGSPGPSAQGVGLASLVAPLLISQAMGLALYVLPVLGQHVAAQHFPVAEAEAVVLTLLAIYAAGLALPHNTHRVVSTQAPDRGWMALKLVALIYLALQLGCIALTNFSLGFLLAATMVPTAALAKPHGSRTLYAALLVLTSPAATLFGSLFLWRELQEAPLSLAEGWQLFLAALAQGVLEHHTYGALLFPLLSLGLYPCWLLFWNVLFWK
- the GPAA1 gene encoding GPI-anchor transamidase component GPAA1 isoform X1, with the protein product MGLLSDPVRRRALARLVLRLNAPLCVLSYLAGIAWFLALAFPPLTQRTYMSENAMGSTMVEEQFAGGDRARAFARDFAAHRRKSGALPVAWLERTMRSVGLEVYTQSFSRKLPFPDETHERYMVSGTNVYGILRAPRAASTESLVLTVPCGSDSTNSQAVGLLLALAAHFRGQIYWAKDIIFLVTEYDLLGTEAWLEAYHDVNVTGMQSSPLQGRAGAIQAAVALELSSDMVTSLDVAVEGLNGQLPNLDLLNLFQTFCQKGGLLCTLQGKLQPQDWTSLDGPLQGLQMLLLMVLRQASGRPHGSHGLFLRYRVEALTLRGINSFRQYKYDLVAVGKALEGMFRKLNHLLERLHQSFFLYLLPALSRFVSIGLYMPAAGFLLLVLGLKALELWMQLHEAGVGLEEPRGSPGPSAQGVGLASLVAPLLISQAMGLALYVLPVLGQHVAAQHFPVAEAEAVVLTLLAIYAAGLALPHNTHRTAAGLYRPHQLLTGLPAGRHYGAHCCACQASWVPDPLCCPAGADKPGSHALWQPVPVAGTAGSATVTGRGLAAFPGSTGPGCAGASHLRCPALPTAVPGPLPLLAAFLECALLEVRSSCPGHQAGTETPQGPHFASFQGNKQVCVSAAI